From the Serratia nematodiphila DZ0503SBS1 genome, one window contains:
- a CDS encoding DUF2000 domain-containing protein, with amino-acid sequence MYSDNEKKFYIILNRNHEPATLFNASCHLTAGITDLIEQREFHHYPSSLDGISANMSHYPIVILQAKNSSQLSNLILKCKEEGVLSNFFTTTMLSHSAEQQIADTANTPYEQLDFVAVALYGDTEQLKPLTKKFSVYR; translated from the coding sequence ATGTACAGCGACAACGAGAAAAAGTTTTATATCATCCTCAACCGCAATCACGAACCGGCCACGCTGTTTAACGCCTCCTGCCATCTGACGGCGGGCATCACCGATCTTATCGAGCAGCGCGAGTTTCACCACTATCCGAGCAGCCTCGACGGCATCAGCGCCAATATGAGCCACTACCCGATCGTCATCCTGCAGGCTAAAAACAGCAGCCAGCTCAGCAACCTGATCCTCAAATGCAAGGAGGAGGGCGTGCTGTCCAACTTCTTCACCACCACCATGCTGTCGCACTCCGCCGAGCAGCAGATCGCCGACACCGCCAATACCCCTTACGAGCAGTTGGATTTCGTGGCGGTGGCGCTCTACGGCGACACTGAACAGCTTAAGCCGCTCACCAAGAAGTTCTCCGTCTACCGTTAA
- a CDS encoding TIM barrel protein: protein MTLPIANAPCSWGVDDPNNPHLPPYATVLQEASAAGYRSIELGPWGYLPTQSEALCAALEQHRLSLVAGTIFDDLVSEANIERLLDLTHRICRNLSRAPRAEPSEGDRAAPPFLVIIDFGNPQRARFAGRSDLAPRLSQAEWQRMIGHITRISELAWREYGVRPVVHPHAGGCIEFADEIDRLAADIPHHTAGLCLDTGHLYYAGLDPAAWLSKHFERLDYLHFKDVDPQVFREVLARGVDFFTACAEGVMCPLGSGAIDYPQLRALLAERGYRGWITIEQERDPRNVQGSLQDVTASLRYLRGLGF from the coding sequence ATGACTTTGCCTATCGCCAATGCGCCCTGCAGTTGGGGCGTAGATGATCCGAACAACCCCCATTTGCCGCCCTACGCCACGGTTCTGCAAGAAGCGTCGGCGGCCGGCTACCGCAGCATCGAGCTGGGGCCGTGGGGCTATCTGCCGACGCAGAGCGAGGCGCTGTGCGCCGCGCTGGAGCAGCATCGTCTGTCGCTGGTGGCCGGCACGATTTTTGACGATCTGGTCAGCGAGGCGAACATTGAGCGCCTGCTGGATCTGACGCATCGGATTTGCCGCAACCTCTCGCGGGCGCCCAGGGCAGAGCCGAGCGAGGGCGATCGCGCCGCGCCGCCGTTCCTGGTAATTATCGATTTCGGCAATCCGCAACGCGCCAGATTCGCCGGGCGTTCAGATTTAGCACCGCGTTTGTCGCAGGCGGAGTGGCAGAGGATGATCGGGCACATTACGCGCATCAGCGAACTGGCCTGGCGGGAATACGGCGTGCGGCCGGTGGTGCATCCGCACGCCGGCGGCTGTATCGAGTTCGCCGACGAAATCGACCGGTTGGCGGCGGACATTCCGCATCACACCGCCGGATTGTGCCTGGATACCGGCCATCTGTATTACGCCGGGCTGGACCCGGCTGCCTGGCTGAGCAAGCACTTTGAACGTCTTGATTATCTGCACTTCAAAGACGTCGATCCGCAGGTGTTCCGCGAGGTGCTGGCGCGCGGCGTCGATTTTTTCACCGCCTGCGCTGAGGGCGTCATGTGCCCGTTGGGCAGCGGGGCGATCGATTATCCGCAGCTGCGCGCGCTGTTGGCCGAGCGCGGTTACCGGGGTTGGATCACTATCGAGCAGGAGCGCGATCCGCGCAATGTGCAGGGCAGCCTGCAGGACGTCACCGCCAGCTTGCGCTACTTGCGCGGCCTCGGCTTTTAA
- a CDS encoding LacI family DNA-binding transcriptional regulator, with protein MSGKKTTMAAIAREARVGIATVDRVINQRASVRPVTQRRVIEAAKKLGFALEKSHCLSAVLGRPERRLRMGFILLRREHSFYAQLADELMAQAAPYHEPGQPPQFIFHSLNAIGDTAAAISQLSRQVEAIGVLALDHPLIHYAVEEAAQAGINVFALLSDLSVPSRAGYIGLDNQKAGRTAGWAVDRLCRRQGDVGVIIGDNRFTCQEACEIGFRSYLREQMSGQRVLEPVRSLEDAETARRVTRELLASHPELAALYAPSGGVEGIIQALRESGRQRDITLVCHGPVQGGEMALLDGTVDLLLCHRIPELAATIVETLLAADEQPGLRHIINRFDVITKENL; from the coding sequence ATGAGCGGCAAGAAAACCACCATGGCGGCCATCGCCAGAGAGGCGCGGGTCGGCATCGCCACCGTCGATCGGGTGATCAACCAACGCGCGTCGGTGCGGCCCGTCACCCAGCGCCGGGTGATTGAGGCGGCGAAAAAGTTGGGGTTCGCGTTGGAGAAGTCCCACTGCCTGTCGGCGGTGCTGGGCAGGCCGGAACGCCGCCTGAGAATGGGGTTCATCCTGCTGCGGCGCGAACACTCTTTCTATGCGCAACTGGCTGATGAACTGATGGCGCAAGCGGCGCCGTATCATGAGCCGGGTCAGCCGCCGCAGTTTATCTTTCACTCTCTCAATGCCATCGGCGACACCGCCGCCGCCATTAGCCAATTGAGCCGCCAGGTGGAAGCGATCGGCGTGTTGGCGCTGGATCACCCCCTGATCCACTATGCCGTAGAAGAAGCCGCCCAGGCGGGCATCAACGTTTTCGCGCTGCTGTCGGATTTATCGGTGCCCAGCCGCGCCGGCTACATCGGTCTGGATAATCAAAAAGCGGGCCGCACCGCCGGCTGGGCGGTGGATCGTCTGTGCCGGCGGCAGGGCGACGTCGGCGTGATCATCGGCGACAACCGTTTTACGTGTCAGGAGGCCTGCGAGATCGGTTTCCGCTCCTACCTGCGTGAGCAGATGAGCGGCCAGCGTGTGCTGGAGCCGGTGCGCAGCCTCGAGGACGCGGAAACGGCGCGCCGGGTCACGCGTGAACTGCTGGCGAGCCACCCGGAGCTGGCGGCGCTGTACGCGCCGAGCGGCGGTGTGGAGGGCATTATTCAGGCGTTGCGAGAGAGCGGCCGGCAGCGCGACATCACGCTGGTGTGCCACGGCCCGGTGCAGGGCGGTGAAATGGCGCTGCTCGACGGCACGGTGGATCTGCTGCTGTGCCACCGCATTCCCGAATTGGCCGCCACGATCGTCGAGACGTTGCTCGCCGCCGATGAACAACCGGGATTACGGCACATCATTAATCGCTTCGATGTGATCACCAAAGAAAACCTCTGA